In one Anabrus simplex isolate iqAnaSimp1 chromosome 9, ASM4041472v1, whole genome shotgun sequence genomic region, the following are encoded:
- the LOC136881207 gene encoding nucleoside-triphosphatase THEP1 codes for MCLKMSATGVVEQQVKYFMLTGVPGVGKTTLIKKICDILSKNGVSQKGYYTEELRNASKRVGFDVVTLNGERGPLARIDTGSGRFKVGRYNVLIESFENLVLPIFNNLQQSSCPVLVIDEIGKMELFSKNFQKKVEEVFKSDQLILGTVPSASSDQLVRKIKTNPRTRVIEVTHSNRNDLAQTIASDILSVLNYPKEAMFVREK; via the coding sequence ATGTGTTTGAAAATGTCAGCTACAGGTGTTGTTGAACAGCAAGTGAAATATTTTATGTTGACTGGAGTTCCAGGAGTAGGAAAGACAACCTTGATCaagaaaatatgtgatattttATCGAAAAATGGAGTGTCACAGAAAGGATATTACACTGAAGAATTAAGAAACGCATCTAAGCGTGTCGGCTTCGACGTTGTAACCTTAAATGGTGAAAGGGGTCCACTTGCCAGAATTGATACTGGTTCTGGGCGATTTAAGGTTGGTCGGTATAACGTACTTATCGAATCGTTTGAAAATTTAGTGCTTCCCATATTCAATAATCTACAGCAAAGTAGCTGTCCTGTTTTGGTTATTGACGAAATTGGCAAAATGGAATTGTTCAGCAAAAACTTTCAGAAGAAAGTGGAAGAAGTTTTTAAAAGTGACCAGTTGATTTTAGGTACTGTTCCGTCTGCCAGTTCAGATCAGCTTgtacgaaaaataaaaacaaatccgCGCACCAGAGTAATCGAAGTGACCCACTCAAATAGAAATGATCTGGCACAGACAATAGCATCTGATATCTTGAGCGTGTTGAACTACCCGAAAGAAGCCATGTTTGTGAGAGAAAAATAA